The Coleofasciculus chthonoplastes PCC 7420 sequence GATAGTAGGGGCAATTTATCAATTGTCCCTACAGATTAGAGTGCCTCTACATTGCCAAATTAACTGTTAGGTGGATTACCCATGGAGTTAATGTCCTCAATCGGTAAACCTAAAGCTTCTGCTATTTGATTGGCGGTTAATCCCATAGCAAATAATTTGGGAATAGCTTCTGTTCGGGCAAGTTCTGCTTGTTCAGCCCGGTGTCTTTCTTGTTCAGCCCGGTGTCTTTCTTGTTCAGCCCGGTGTCTTTCTTGTTCAGCCCGTTGTCGTTCTTGTTCAGCTCTCTCACTTCCAGTTAGGAGTAAATTCCCCTCACTATCCCACCAGCGCAACCAAATTTGAGTTTGATTTTGATAGGTTCCTTGTAGTAGTCCCAATTCTATACCTAAAGGTTCAATGGGATAATGGTTTCGCCGATTAGGGTTCATCGGGCTGTAGGAACCATTAACGAAGTGATAAACCTCTAACTGGTTCGTCTTGATTTCAAAAATACCATAGTAAGGAATCCGGAGAATCTGCTCATAAACCCAAAACTTACCGGGTTTCGTTTTTTCTCCTTGGGATGAACGGGATAATGGCGTGCGATCGCGCTCTTCGGAACCATCGCCACTGGCAAATTCTAAGGCAATCATTGGCGCGATAAATTCGTGCCAGATCACGTAAGAACGGCGAATTTGACCGTCTAATTTTGGCGGAACATTGGGGACATAAAACCAATCGGGAGCTTCTGCTCCTTTTTCTGGCGGTTCTGTTTGTCGCCAGTAGATGCCACAATCTTGTCCAATGGCATATTGTCCGTCGGGATGAATTCTTTCGAGAATGGGTCCGAGGGAGTCTGTGAGAATAAGGCTTTGGGGATGCTCCTGGAAGTTTTTCACGAATTCACCATTGGATTCAGGGAGTTGGGTATGATCCGGGAACGGAGGAGGTAGAACATTGGGTTCTAGGCTCTGAGTCATGGGAATTGCGTCTGCGATCGGGTTGCCCTATTATAACTTTCCTGATAATGAATCCCAGCAACGGGATTGAAACTTGAGAGTCGATGGTGGGTTACGGCGGATACCTGATTAAACGGTTCCTTTCCTAATTGAATACCCGCCTAACCCACCCTACAGGCTACGGGCGACTATCCAATTAAATCACATAAAATACGTGACAGTTTACCTCTGTTGCGCCGCACGCATGGATAAGCCAATTCGCTTTAACTTCTCATCCACAGAAAGAACCCGCACATTAACAACTTGTCCCACTTTGACAATTTCTTTGGGATCGTCCACAAATCGATCCGCCAGTTGGGAAATATGCACTAACCCATCCTGATGCACGCCAATATCGACAAAGGCACCAAAATTCGCCACATTGGTGACAATTCCTTCTAACTCCATCCCCACTTTTAGGTCAGACATTTCCTTCACGCCTTCCTTAAATGTGGCATATTTAAACTCAGCACGGGGATCGCGTCCCGGCTTTTCTAATTCCCGGATAATGTCTTTCAGGGTGGGTAAGCCAACGGTATCGGTGACGTATTTCTTTAAATCAATGGACTTGAGCCGATCAGCGGCTTTAGGAATTTGTTTTAAGGGAACCCCAATATCTTTCGCGATCGCTTCTACGACTGGATAACTCTCTGGATGCACAGCGGTATTGTCTAAGGGGTTATCGCCACCCCGAATTCTCAGGAATCCGGCGGATTGTTCAAAGGCTTTAGGTCCTAATTTGGCGACTTTCAGCAGACGGCGGCGATTAGGAAATGCGCCATTTTCATTCCGATAGGTGACGATATTTTTGGCAATGGTTGGAGTTAAACCCGACACAAAGGTTAACAACTCTTTCGACGCCGTATTCAGATCCACACCCACATAGTTCACACAGCTTTCTACCGTGTCATCCAGCTTCTTTCTGAGTAACTTTTGATCCACATCATGCTGGTATTGTCCCACACCAATAGATTTGGGATCAATTTTCACCAATTCCGCCAAAGGATCTTGTAAACGGCGTCCAATACTAATCGCCCCGCGCACGGTAACATCTTGATCCGGAAATTCTTCTCGCGCTACATCACTCGCCGAATAGATAGACGCACCCGATTCATTTACAATCACGCTAATCGGTTTCCGATCTAGGGTTTTAATCACATCCCCGACAAACTCATCGGTTTCCCGCGATGCTGTACCATTGCCGATCGCGATTAATTCGATCTGGTATTTTTCGATTAGGGTTTTGACTGTGGTAGCCGCTTGGGTGGGTTTTCCGGTATGGGGGAAAATGGTTTGGTATTCCATAAACTTCCCCGTTTCATTTAATACCGCCACTTTACACCCGGTTCGCAATCCCGGATCAATCGCTAACGTGGGTTTCATTCCGGCTGGGGGAGAAAGTAGGAGTTCTCGCAGATTGGCTTCAAAAGTTTTAATCGATTCAAAATCAGCATACGCTTTACGATCTGTCCGCACTTCCGTAATTAGGGAATTTTTCATCAAACGGTTAAAGCCATCATGCAGCAGATCCCGATAGAAGTTCCGCACCTCTGGAATTTTCGTGCGAATGGTTTCTGATTCTAAATACGACTGGACAAACTCTTGATCAAACTCCAGATTCAGGCTTAAAATTCCCTCGCTTTCGCCCCGAAATAATGCCAGCATATTATGTGGCGCAATATCCTTTGCCTTGATTTGGAAATTGCGGTACATTTCATATTTGGTACTGCCTTCGGGATAATCGTCTTTAATCTTGGAAACAAATCGCCCATTTTTCATTAAATAGTCGCGCAAGTATGCCCGGAATTCGGCGGTTTCAGCGACTTCTTCCGCCAAGATATCAGACGCCCCTTTCAGCGCATCTTCGGCGGTTTTGACACCCTTTTCTTCGTCAATATAATTGGCGGCTTCTGCTTCTAAGGAGACGGGTTTGGCGGTGGGGGTATTCAGGGATTTAATAAATTCAGCCAGAGGTTCTAATCCTTTTTCCCGCGCAACGGTGGCTCTAGTGCGGCGCTTGGGACGATAGGGGAGGTAAAGGTCTTCTAACTCATTTTTCTGGAAACAGGACTCTATTTTCGCCTTCAGTTCATCCGTTAATTTCCCTTGAGACGCGATCGCTTCCAGAATCGTGGCTTTGCGTTCTTCGAGTTCACTCAGGTAAGCGTAGCGTTCTGCGATCGCGCGAATTTGGACTTCATCCAGAGAACCGGTGCGTTCTTTCCGATAACGGGAAATAAAGGGAATCGTGGCTCCCTCGGCTAAAAGAGACAGGGTATTTTCCACCTGATTGGCGGAGAGGGAAAGCTCTTGTGCTAGGACGGAGGGAATATTCAGCATCGGGTCTTTATGGGTCTATCCTTTCTAGAATTAGCACAGGATCAAGATTTCGCGATCGCGCTACTCGTACCCCTCCCTTGTGAATGTCACTGACTTAAGCTGGGTTCGTAGTAGGCACTTTAGTGCCAGAAGCGCTCGCATCGCTTACTACAAACTCTAGAGTCAGTGGCATTTTTCTTAGGGTTGGGACAGGTTCAGCCATTAACCTACAGGATATCACCGATAACATCTCCACAAAACCCGCCCTTCGTTCAAGCTGATATCTTGATCCAGTCAAAAACCTCACCGTTGATAATTATTTTACAGCTTCTCAGGTATTTTTTGCGTAGGATGCGATCGTCTCCAGAACCACCAAAAAATTAGTCATTTTATTATAATCAGTAGTGACTCAAACTCGTTTAGGTGCATAGGAGCTTTTCTACTATGGCTGACAA is a genomic window containing:
- a CDS encoding Uma2 family endonuclease, whose amino-acid sequence is MTQSLEPNVLPPPFPDHTQLPESNGEFVKNFQEHPQSLILTDSLGPILERIHPDGQYAIGQDCGIYWRQTEPPEKGAEAPDWFYVPNVPPKLDGQIRRSYVIWHEFIAPMIALEFASGDGSEERDRTPLSRSSQGEKTKPGKFWVYEQILRIPYYGIFEIKTNQLEVYHFVNGSYSPMNPNRRNHYPIEPLGIELGLLQGTYQNQTQIWLRWWDSEGNLLLTGSERAEQERQRAEQERHRAEQERHRAEQERHRAEQAELARTEAIPKLFAMGLTANQIAEALGLPIEDINSMGNPPNS
- a CDS encoding Tex family protein, with the protein product MLNIPSVLAQELSLSANQVENTLSLLAEGATIPFISRYRKERTGSLDEVQIRAIAERYAYLSELEERKATILEAIASQGKLTDELKAKIESCFQKNELEDLYLPYRPKRRTRATVAREKGLEPLAEFIKSLNTPTAKPVSLEAEAANYIDEEKGVKTAEDALKGASDILAEEVAETAEFRAYLRDYLMKNGRFVSKIKDDYPEGSTKYEMYRNFQIKAKDIAPHNMLALFRGESEGILSLNLEFDQEFVQSYLESETIRTKIPEVRNFYRDLLHDGFNRLMKNSLITEVRTDRKAYADFESIKTFEANLRELLLSPPAGMKPTLAIDPGLRTGCKVAVLNETGKFMEYQTIFPHTGKPTQAATTVKTLIEKYQIELIAIGNGTASRETDEFVGDVIKTLDRKPISVIVNESGASIYSASDVAREEFPDQDVTVRGAISIGRRLQDPLAELVKIDPKSIGVGQYQHDVDQKLLRKKLDDTVESCVNYVGVDLNTASKELLTFVSGLTPTIAKNIVTYRNENGAFPNRRRLLKVAKLGPKAFEQSAGFLRIRGGDNPLDNTAVHPESYPVVEAIAKDIGVPLKQIPKAADRLKSIDLKKYVTDTVGLPTLKDIIRELEKPGRDPRAEFKYATFKEGVKEMSDLKVGMELEGIVTNVANFGAFVDIGVHQDGLVHISQLADRFVDDPKEIVKVGQVVNVRVLSVDEKLKRIGLSMRAAQQR